One window from the genome of Streptomyces sp. NBC_00287 encodes:
- a CDS encoding eCIS core domain-containing protein, whose protein sequence is MNSPSPEARSEQSAEKRRRKRKERAAKSRTPEPKDIVSGAGQPLDPGVRRQLEERLGHDLSRVRLHTGRDAGQLTELLGADAVAVGQDVFFGEGAFKPGTEEGLRLLAHELLHTVQNPHGLGTLRAGRELGAVSLPQQAIELEAESAAQDLVRQPEAGAAEVQEGQATPGWLRYATVDADRRRMEQLDPATVVDRMANTLLRSLRGDPEDRSGRVRLQLARMAPQVQDVVLDRLELRLPTPVLDQLLQAVEETEEAGPLPMESVAAPLAVPGAAEEVEEEREREPAEREPAEEERPAPDDAREEEQDSTDQDPGPAGEQQGAARDREQSAGQQQERSQDRQEEQNASGRDAQQGSADERKDAAGAQQEQRDQDRGEEREEEAQEEPAPEPEKQADEQEPQQAGAAARQVATPSPVDRSGAEPGERQRTGDDTRAARTVGDPENEQDADDEPLGLDAESAEEDTDPDSEADEGTSGRAPDAEPASDDGTANDPRLFERRKKSAPRAPGLSFTGGRSGTDEVQETAEPEAGEDTAVRTNEEETEERAVQELEDVLSADPDTAADGDGQRGAAATPGLGAAGAVTTLPATDADNERGRERQEDAEAARRDEEARNADDAGPDTAPAPGETAGPEQLAKADEDARTQTASAQGGADGGSRGAKAGTAEADGGSAKEPSGRQAEKGTDKGAEQAADKAGDKAADKPTDKHTDKPAEQDSDKGTDKSAPGDQGATEGKGDATIPGPVTGPDKVSTPGPAAAPKLAPGNGPTPLSAGPEAATNAPKGAQAPAATGSRPRPTGNKRQAARQTAKTARRSGAGGGGRTASAPAPVRTGGRGGGRTAPAGGSRPKKEAPAPDVSGATPESGLATAASLKPHQMLETLKGVDGAVGRSVAKERTALRKAPPKTQRPSGSPRTVPGGPTPAAPGAYTNAKVARTEAAAGKTPEIAGEQKPEGEVPGANVPEPSWWDIGLTMAAQLFGKLLKEILPLDDLIDSILGLPTKDEGLRGAKVGDAPRLPLENDSDPQRTDEQSGKLDERKGELHRSGREDAARPMGEDQIYPDVPQETLTGKVPGGKGGAKASGPRSVSGGVPIESASAVAEHDRGPQIQAGFAEGRQKMGQERQAKDKKAADDRKGYDENLRREVAASSEKQAGARDKGRSDIADSRDKWRKEQDDKVADIDDKKGKKYDAVRKDIKKKEEDTDKDVDKRTEDDNKKIETEQTNAERDAERKQEEGKDDADNWLEEAIEKLKEFFEGIKNAIKGIFEKARQAVTDLIDKFKQQVFKLIDDARNWVIDQINTFADALIALGDELLADYPAMRDKWRNTIDGARDWAVQKVNEFADALKEVAGKLLDGLCGALLAGLDLLETGLLAAVDIAESVTVGALEFGAAAVAALGEWAAIFNDIVSDPGDWISKAGAAAETGAKEHLFNEVKTAVKAWFNQKVQEIIGIPMEDFQALIDGGVTVDQMAQMAWDEAVPQLPVIIGVLVVEKVVAKLIPGAGWVMAIIDALQTAWGALSEILAAFGLFMDFLKSVKSGNGALPFAKAVAAGVVALLELVYTFLIEGVGRFMGKVADRLGDMLKKIRTKKDKPEQPDAPGQPSAPNKPKDDKPKDDKPKDEDPKDRDKPADRPAPRKPSPNKTSRPQSKPRPGKRSSPEKKQRPSHTTRPKKRRDDDERREEGRDVNAARRRARDAERRTRDQDRDDRTGAPVRRGPARDTLRKDDRDRDRDRDRDPRNTRPDRRTDDRRRDDRDRDRDRRTDDRRRDDRPRRVRRARQTLKSAANRARRAARKLYGKARRRLGGRLNDRLRRLRDRWRKRRDRMRDDRGRRPGRDRRRDRRDDTKEPVDLPQVRYADADDGERHTLRFHGRGPRAPLYIHSTPKEVPPFMAEWRKDLQKPEAEKDRVKQQEYVDSAENEYQEALKIQARIPAETDKKKREREVDKNKRDLARQLKQFANQARNRLYFDIPEEQLQTFADLSLGPKQRRSDEAHESKFIGTPSKTVFGGGGQDANKAAWGQPPGWLDVVNRGLSEGSRWVRMHLLPERIGGQATGNNLVPARGPETNIKAREEIEDQAYKAIGDSETLIWYHSGAEFNHADWPHLPSHIYAKFGGYEKVGGTGKSPDDWREKGLTKPWSQNPDPIAANEKTRLSINVVGAPTVQVRLLGGKHPRLAEHFVKARTKLLGSGGKLTKAGGGRELRKMVKDYAKGTNISLEGLDLMVANYEKLMDESEVSWTVS, encoded by the coding sequence GTGAACTCGCCCTCCCCGGAGGCCCGTTCGGAGCAGTCGGCCGAGAAGCGCCGCCGCAAGCGCAAGGAGCGGGCCGCCAAGTCCCGTACGCCGGAGCCCAAGGACATCGTCAGCGGCGCCGGACAGCCCCTCGACCCAGGCGTGCGCAGGCAGTTGGAGGAGCGGCTCGGCCATGATCTGAGCCGGGTACGGCTGCACACCGGCCGCGACGCCGGGCAGCTGACCGAGTTGCTCGGCGCGGACGCGGTCGCGGTGGGCCAGGACGTCTTCTTCGGCGAGGGCGCCTTCAAGCCGGGCACCGAGGAGGGGCTGCGGCTGCTGGCCCATGAACTTCTGCACACGGTCCAGAACCCGCACGGCCTGGGCACGTTGCGGGCGGGGCGGGAACTCGGTGCGGTGAGCCTGCCGCAGCAGGCCATCGAGCTGGAGGCGGAGTCGGCGGCCCAGGATCTGGTACGGCAGCCGGAGGCCGGTGCGGCAGAGGTGCAGGAGGGCCAGGCCACCCCCGGCTGGCTCCGGTACGCCACGGTCGACGCCGACCGGCGTCGTATGGAGCAACTGGACCCGGCGACCGTCGTCGACCGCATGGCCAACACGCTCCTGCGCTCCCTGCGCGGTGACCCGGAGGACCGGTCGGGGCGAGTGCGGCTGCAACTGGCGCGGATGGCGCCCCAGGTACAGGACGTCGTGCTCGACCGGCTGGAACTGAGGCTGCCCACGCCCGTACTCGACCAGCTGCTGCAGGCCGTGGAGGAGACAGAGGAAGCGGGCCCGCTCCCGATGGAGTCCGTGGCGGCGCCGCTGGCCGTTCCGGGAGCGGCGGAGGAGGTCGAGGAGGAGCGCGAGCGGGAGCCTGCGGAGCGGGAGCCCGCCGAGGAGGAGCGGCCCGCGCCTGACGATGCCCGCGAGGAGGAGCAGGACTCCACGGATCAGGACCCCGGGCCCGCCGGTGAGCAGCAGGGCGCCGCTCGCGACCGGGAGCAGTCGGCCGGACAGCAGCAGGAACGGTCCCAGGACCGGCAGGAGGAACAGAACGCCTCCGGCCGGGACGCGCAGCAGGGCTCTGCGGACGAGCGCAAGGACGCGGCGGGCGCCCAGCAGGAGCAGCGGGACCAGGACCGGGGCGAGGAGCGGGAGGAAGAGGCCCAGGAGGAGCCCGCCCCGGAGCCGGAGAAGCAGGCCGACGAGCAGGAGCCGCAGCAGGCCGGGGCGGCAGCCCGGCAGGTCGCGACCCCCTCCCCGGTGGACCGGAGCGGCGCGGAGCCGGGGGAGCGGCAGCGCACCGGCGACGACACACGCGCGGCGCGTACCGTCGGCGACCCGGAGAACGAACAGGACGCCGACGACGAGCCGTTGGGCCTGGATGCGGAGTCCGCGGAGGAGGACACCGACCCCGATTCGGAGGCCGACGAGGGGACGAGCGGTCGCGCACCCGATGCCGAGCCCGCGTCGGACGACGGCACGGCGAACGACCCACGACTCTTCGAGCGGCGCAAGAAGTCGGCGCCGCGTGCGCCGGGCCTCTCGTTCACGGGCGGCCGGTCGGGCACGGACGAGGTTCAGGAGACGGCGGAGCCCGAGGCCGGCGAGGACACCGCCGTACGCACCAACGAGGAGGAGACCGAGGAGCGGGCCGTCCAGGAGCTGGAGGACGTCCTGTCCGCGGACCCGGACACCGCGGCGGACGGGGACGGGCAGCGCGGGGCCGCGGCGACGCCGGGGCTCGGCGCGGCGGGCGCGGTCACGACGCTCCCGGCGACGGACGCGGACAACGAGCGGGGACGGGAACGCCAGGAGGACGCCGAGGCCGCACGGCGCGACGAGGAGGCACGCAACGCCGACGATGCCGGACCGGACACCGCGCCCGCGCCCGGTGAGACGGCCGGACCCGAGCAGCTCGCCAAGGCGGACGAGGACGCCCGTACCCAGACGGCGAGCGCGCAGGGCGGGGCGGACGGCGGGAGCCGTGGCGCGAAAGCGGGTACGGCGGAGGCCGACGGCGGCAGCGCGAAGGAGCCGTCGGGGCGGCAGGCCGAGAAGGGTACGGACAAGGGCGCGGAGCAGGCAGCGGACAAGGCAGGGGACAAGGCCGCCGACAAGCCCACGGACAAGCACACGGACAAGCCTGCGGAGCAGGACTCGGACAAGGGCACGGACAAGAGCGCCCCCGGCGACCAAGGCGCCACCGAGGGCAAGGGCGACGCGACGATCCCCGGACCCGTGACCGGCCCGGACAAGGTGTCCACTCCGGGCCCCGCCGCCGCCCCGAAACTGGCGCCCGGCAACGGCCCCACACCCCTGTCCGCCGGACCGGAGGCCGCGACCAACGCGCCCAAGGGCGCGCAGGCACCGGCAGCCACCGGCTCGCGCCCCCGGCCGACGGGCAACAAGCGGCAGGCGGCGCGGCAGACCGCGAAGACCGCTCGCCGCAGCGGTGCCGGCGGTGGCGGCCGTACGGCGTCCGCACCCGCCCCCGTACGAACCGGCGGCCGTGGCGGTGGCCGTACCGCCCCTGCCGGCGGGTCCAGGCCGAAGAAGGAGGCGCCCGCGCCGGACGTCTCGGGCGCCACGCCCGAGTCGGGTCTGGCGACGGCGGCGTCGCTCAAGCCGCACCAGATGCTGGAGACGTTGAAGGGTGTGGACGGCGCCGTGGGCCGTTCCGTCGCCAAGGAGCGGACCGCCCTGCGCAAGGCGCCGCCGAAGACACAGCGGCCGTCCGGTTCGCCGCGCACCGTTCCCGGTGGCCCGACGCCCGCCGCGCCCGGCGCCTACACCAACGCCAAGGTGGCGCGCACCGAGGCCGCCGCGGGAAAGACGCCCGAGATCGCCGGTGAGCAGAAGCCGGAGGGCGAGGTGCCGGGTGCGAACGTGCCCGAGCCGAGCTGGTGGGACATCGGCCTGACCATGGCCGCCCAGCTGTTCGGCAAGCTCCTGAAGGAGATCCTGCCGCTCGACGACCTGATCGACTCGATCCTGGGGCTGCCCACGAAGGACGAGGGCCTGCGAGGCGCGAAGGTCGGCGACGCACCGCGTCTGCCGTTGGAGAACGACTCCGACCCGCAGCGCACCGACGAGCAGAGCGGCAAACTCGACGAGCGCAAGGGCGAACTGCACCGATCGGGCCGTGAGGACGCCGCCCGCCCCATGGGCGAGGACCAGATCTACCCGGACGTCCCCCAGGAGACGCTGACCGGCAAGGTGCCCGGCGGCAAGGGCGGCGCGAAGGCGAGCGGCCCCAGGTCGGTGTCCGGCGGTGTGCCCATCGAGTCCGCGTCCGCCGTCGCCGAACACGACCGCGGCCCGCAGATCCAGGCCGGGTTCGCCGAGGGCCGGCAGAAGATGGGGCAGGAGCGCCAGGCCAAGGACAAGAAGGCGGCGGACGACCGCAAGGGCTACGACGAGAACCTCCGGCGTGAGGTCGCCGCCAGCAGCGAGAAGCAGGCCGGCGCCCGCGACAAGGGCCGCTCCGACATCGCCGACTCCCGCGACAAGTGGCGCAAGGAGCAGGACGACAAGGTCGCGGACATCGACGACAAGAAGGGCAAGAAGTACGACGCGGTCCGCAAGGACATCAAGAAGAAGGAGGAGGACACCGACAAGGACGTCGACAAGCGGACCGAGGACGACAACAAGAAGATCGAGACCGAGCAGACCAACGCTGAGCGGGACGCGGAGAGGAAGCAGGAAGAGGGCAAGGACGACGCCGACAACTGGCTCGAAGAGGCCATCGAGAAGCTCAAGGAGTTCTTCGAAGGCATCAAGAACGCCATCAAGGGCATCTTCGAGAAGGCCCGGCAGGCCGTCACCGACCTCATCGACAAGTTCAAGCAGCAGGTCTTCAAGCTCATCGACGACGCCCGCAACTGGGTCATCGACCAGATCAACACCTTCGCCGACGCCCTGATCGCCCTCGGCGACGAACTCCTGGCCGATTACCCGGCGATGCGCGACAAGTGGCGCAACACGATCGACGGGGCGCGCGACTGGGCCGTACAGAAGGTCAACGAGTTCGCCGACGCCCTCAAGGAGGTCGCCGGGAAGCTGCTCGACGGTCTGTGCGGTGCGCTGCTCGCCGGGCTCGATCTGCTGGAGACCGGGCTGCTGGCGGCCGTCGACATCGCCGAGTCCGTCACCGTCGGCGCGCTGGAGTTCGGTGCCGCCGCTGTCGCGGCTCTCGGCGAGTGGGCCGCCATTTTCAATGACATCGTCTCCGACCCGGGCGACTGGATCAGCAAGGCGGGTGCCGCGGCCGAGACCGGGGCCAAGGAACACCTCTTCAACGAGGTCAAGACCGCGGTCAAGGCCTGGTTCAACCAGAAGGTCCAGGAGATCATCGGCATCCCGATGGAGGACTTCCAGGCCCTGATCGACGGCGGTGTGACGGTCGATCAGATGGCCCAGATGGCCTGGGACGAGGCGGTGCCCCAACTCCCGGTCATCATCGGCGTGCTGGTCGTGGAGAAGGTTGTCGCCAAGCTGATCCCCGGCGCCGGCTGGGTGATGGCGATCATCGACGCGCTGCAGACCGCGTGGGGTGCGCTCAGCGAGATTCTTGCTGCCTTCGGGCTCTTCATGGACTTCCTGAAGTCGGTGAAAAGCGGCAATGGAGCCCTTCCCTTCGCCAAGGCGGTCGCGGCGGGAGTCGTGGCGCTGCTGGAGCTGGTCTACACCTTCCTGATCGAGGGCGTCGGCCGCTTCATGGGCAAGGTCGCGGACCGGCTCGGCGACATGCTGAAGAAGATCCGTACGAAGAAGGACAAGCCGGAGCAGCCGGACGCGCCCGGTCAGCCGTCCGCGCCGAACAAGCCCAAGGACGACAAGCCCAAGGACGACAAGCCGAAGGACGAGGACCCCAAGGACAGGGACAAGCCGGCCGATCGCCCGGCCCCCCGCAAGCCGTCCCCGAACAAGACGTCCCGCCCGCAGTCCAAGCCTCGCCCCGGCAAGCGCTCCTCGCCCGAGAAGAAGCAGCGCCCCTCCCACACCACCCGGCCGAAGAAGCGCCGCGATGACGACGAACGCCGCGAGGAGGGCCGCGATGTGAACGCGGCCAGGCGGCGGGCGCGGGACGCGGAGCGCAGGACCCGTGATCAGGACCGGGACGACCGCACCGGCGCGCCCGTACGTCGGGGGCCGGCTCGGGACACATTGCGCAAGGACGACCGCGACCGTGACCGGGACCGTGATCGCGATCCAAGGAACACGCGGCCGGACCGCCGTACGGACGATCGCCGCCGCGACGACCGGGACCGCGACCGGGACCGTCGTACCGACGACCGCCGTCGCGACGACCGCCCCCGCCGCGTCCGTCGCGCCCGCCAAACCCTCAAGTCGGCCGCCAACAGGGCCCGTCGGGCCGCTCGCAAGCTCTACGGCAAGGCACGCCGTCGGCTCGGCGGCCGTCTGAACGACCGGCTGCGGCGGCTGCGCGACCGGTGGCGCAAGCGCCGGGACCGGATGCGCGACGACCGCGGGCGCCGTCCGGGCCGGGACCGTCGCCGGGACCGGCGCGACGACACCAAGGAACCGGTGGACCTGCCGCAGGTGCGGTATGCCGACGCCGACGACGGTGAGCGGCACACGCTGCGCTTCCACGGCCGGGGCCCGCGCGCACCCCTGTACATCCACAGCACGCCGAAGGAAGTGCCGCCGTTCATGGCGGAGTGGCGCAAGGACCTTCAGAAGCCGGAGGCCGAGAAGGACAGGGTGAAGCAGCAGGAGTACGTGGACTCGGCCGAGAACGAGTACCAGGAAGCGCTGAAGATCCAGGCGCGGATCCCGGCGGAGACCGACAAGAAGAAGCGAGAACGGGAGGTCGACAAGAACAAGCGAGATCTGGCGCGGCAGCTGAAGCAGTTCGCCAACCAGGCCCGCAACCGGCTCTACTTCGACATCCCCGAGGAACAACTCCAGACCTTTGCCGACCTTTCGCTCGGCCCCAAGCAGCGGCGATCGGACGAGGCCCATGAGTCCAAGTTCATCGGCACGCCATCGAAGACGGTCTTCGGGGGCGGCGGGCAGGACGCCAACAAGGCCGCCTGGGGACAGCCGCCCGGCTGGCTCGATGTGGTGAACCGAGGGCTGAGCGAAGGATCTCGCTGGGTCCGTATGCATCTGCTGCCCGAGCGGATCGGCGGTCAGGCCACCGGAAACAACCTGGTGCCGGCGCGCGGTCCGGAGACGAACATCAAAGCCCGGGAGGAAATCGAGGATCAGGCGTACAAGGCGATCGGGGACTCGGAAACCCTCATCTGGTATCACTCCGGCGCTGAGTTCAACCACGCCGACTGGCCTCATCTGCCGAGCCACATCTATGCGAAATTCGGCGGTTACGAAAAGGTCGGCGGAACTGGCAAGAGCCCGGACGACTGGCGGGAGAAGGGCCTGACGAAGCCCTGGTCCCAGAACCCCGATCCGATTGCCGCGAACGAGAAGACCCGCCTGTCCATCAACGTCGTCGGCGCCCCCACCGTCCAGGTCAGGCTGCTCGGCGGCAAGCACCCGCGCCTCGCGGAGCACTTCGTCAAGGCCCGCACCAAGTTGCTGGGATCGGGCGGCAAGCTGACGAAGGCAGGCGGCGGGCGTGAGCTGAGGAAGATGGTGAAGGACTACGCCAAGGGAACCAATATCTCCCTGGAGGGTCTGGACCTCATGGTGGCCAACTACGAAAAGTTGATGGACGAGAGCGAAGTGAGCTGGACGGTGTCATGA
- a CDS encoding ATP-binding protein yields MTKDTRAESPSLTAEIRRVLARVDAHATGAPEPEPPARTPAPTGPGTAPLDALVTCFGLTPFERDLLLLAAAQELDPTTAARCAAAGGDPERAYPTFSLALAALAEPHWSALTPVAPLRRWRIIELDDEARLTTTRLRLDERILHFLLGSPYLDARLHGLLRRTPVPDRLPPSYDLAASRVAEGWTPVSGPDIPPVVELTGGDVRSRAEIAAAAAARAGLGLYTAGAEDIPADPAERDALARLWQREAILLPAALLVEVGDLDRDQRAATEAFLAGAAVPVAVSSEDPLRTDRAHAARVPVPRLDDEEQLALWADAFQPVADLDDTELRSLIAQFQLPPHVVRATAATVHRRLPYEDRLDAAQLAWRAGLEEARVGMDELGRRIQPQAGWGDLVLHERQTGVLREIVAHVRQRATVHQEWGFASTLRRGLGVTAMFAGGSGTGKTLAAEVMAKELGLDLFVIDLSQVVSKYIGETEKNLRRVFDAAERGGALLLFDEADALFGKRSEVKDSHDRYANLEVSYLLMRMEAYRGLAILTTNMKKALDTAFLRRIRFVVDFPFPAEHERAEIWRRVIPSQAPVKDLDPGLLAQLTVAGGSIRNIALSGAFLAAEEGDRLQMRHMLAAARTEYLKLERSLTPTEVRGWV; encoded by the coding sequence ATGACGAAGGACACCCGGGCCGAGAGCCCGTCGCTGACCGCGGAGATCCGGCGCGTCCTGGCCCGCGTCGACGCCCATGCGACAGGCGCGCCGGAACCGGAGCCGCCCGCGCGTACCCCCGCCCCGACCGGCCCCGGCACCGCCCCCCTCGACGCGCTCGTCACCTGCTTCGGGCTCACCCCCTTCGAGCGGGACCTCCTCCTGCTCGCGGCCGCCCAGGAGCTGGACCCCACGACCGCCGCCCGGTGCGCCGCCGCCGGCGGTGATCCCGAGCGGGCGTATCCGACCTTCTCGCTCGCCCTGGCCGCCCTGGCCGAGCCGCACTGGAGCGCGCTCACCCCCGTCGCCCCGCTGCGCCGCTGGCGGATCATCGAGCTCGACGACGAGGCCCGGCTCACCACGACCCGGCTGCGGCTCGACGAGCGCATCCTGCACTTCCTGCTGGGCTCCCCCTACCTGGACGCCCGGCTGCACGGCCTGTTGCGCCGCACCCCCGTCCCGGACCGCCTGCCACCGTCGTACGACCTCGCCGCGAGCCGGGTCGCCGAGGGCTGGACGCCGGTCAGCGGGCCGGACATCCCGCCGGTCGTCGAGCTCACCGGCGGCGACGTGCGCAGCCGGGCCGAGATCGCCGCGGCGGCGGCCGCCCGGGCCGGGCTCGGGCTGTACACCGCGGGCGCCGAGGACATCCCGGCGGACCCCGCCGAACGCGACGCGCTCGCCCGCCTGTGGCAGCGCGAGGCGATCCTGTTGCCCGCCGCGCTCCTCGTGGAGGTGGGTGACCTGGACCGCGACCAGCGGGCGGCCACCGAGGCGTTCCTGGCCGGTGCCGCCGTCCCGGTCGCTGTGTCGAGCGAGGACCCGCTGCGCACCGACCGCGCCCACGCCGCGCGCGTGCCCGTGCCGCGACTGGACGACGAGGAGCAACTCGCCCTGTGGGCCGACGCCTTCCAGCCAGTGGCGGACCTCGACGACACCGAACTGCGCTCCCTGATCGCCCAGTTCCAGCTGCCGCCGCACGTCGTACGCGCCACCGCCGCCACCGTGCACCGCCGCCTGCCCTACGAGGACCGCCTCGACGCCGCCCAACTTGCCTGGCGGGCAGGTCTTGAGGAGGCCCGGGTCGGCATGGACGAGCTGGGCCGACGCATCCAACCGCAGGCGGGCTGGGGCGACCTCGTCCTCCACGAACGCCAGACCGGCGTGCTGCGCGAGATCGTCGCGCATGTCCGGCAGCGGGCTACCGTCCACCAGGAGTGGGGATTCGCCTCCACCCTGCGTCGCGGCCTCGGCGTCACCGCGATGTTCGCGGGCGGCTCCGGCACCGGCAAGACACTCGCCGCCGAGGTGATGGCCAAGGAACTCGGCCTGGATCTCTTTGTGATCGACCTCTCCCAGGTGGTCAGCAAGTACATCGGCGAGACGGAGAAGAACCTGCGCCGCGTCTTCGACGCCGCCGAACGCGGCGGCGCGCTGCTGCTGTTCGACGAGGCCGACGCCCTGTTCGGCAAGCGCAGCGAGGTCAAGGACAGCCACGACCGGTACGCCAACCTTGAGGTCAGCTATCTGCTGATGCGCATGGAGGCATACCGGGGCCTGGCCATCCTCACCACCAACATGAAGAAGGCCCTCGACACGGCCTTCCTGCGCCGCATCCGCTTCGTCGTGGACTTCCCCTTCCCGGCGGAACACGAGCGCGCCGAGATCTGGCGGCGCGTGATCCCGTCCCAGGCTCCGGTGAAGGACCTCGACCCGGGCCTCCTGGCCCAACTCACCGTGGCGGGTGGCTCGATCCGCAACATCGCCCTGTCCGGGGCGTTCCTCGCAGCTGAGGAGGGCGACCGCCTGCAGATGCGGCACATGCTCGCGGCTGCCCGCACGGAGTATCTGAAGCTGGAGCGGTCCCTGACCCCGACGGAGGTCCGCGGATGGGTGTGA
- a CDS encoding DUF4255 domain-containing protein, translating to MSNALVIAHVTQALALLIESNLGPEFGAAVKVEPRKPPAEPPAEPTITVFLYQVAPNTSQRNNDLPTRASDGTLVKRPAAALDLHYLISAYGEETELVGQRLIGAVVRALHEIPVLPKDVIEQAGERPHLAGSDLAEAVQRVRFSPTVMDIDEASKLWGMLHQTPYSLSVVYQASLVFVDGRETPVPAKPVERPAVRVVPFGAPGAEPPEPSADAESAPVKSVAKKAARLPAKTVAKAPARTRRKSTAPRPDKGEGRQN from the coding sequence ATGAGCAACGCACTCGTCATCGCGCATGTCACCCAGGCCCTCGCCCTGCTGATCGAGTCCAACCTGGGCCCCGAGTTCGGCGCGGCCGTCAAGGTGGAGCCCCGCAAGCCGCCCGCCGAGCCGCCGGCCGAGCCGACCATCACCGTGTTCCTGTACCAGGTCGCGCCCAACACCTCGCAGCGCAACAACGACCTGCCGACCCGGGCGTCCGACGGCACGCTGGTCAAGCGGCCCGCCGCGGCCCTGGACCTGCACTACCTGATCAGCGCCTACGGCGAGGAGACGGAGCTGGTCGGGCAGCGGCTGATCGGTGCCGTCGTGCGCGCCCTGCACGAGATACCGGTGCTGCCGAAGGACGTCATCGAACAGGCCGGTGAACGCCCCCACCTGGCGGGCAGCGACCTCGCCGAGGCGGTGCAGCGGGTGCGCTTCTCGCCGACGGTGATGGACATCGACGAGGCGTCGAAGCTCTGGGGGATGCTCCACCAGACCCCCTATTCGCTGTCGGTCGTCTACCAGGCGTCCCTGGTCTTCGTCGACGGCCGTGAGACGCCGGTCCCGGCGAAGCCGGTGGAGCGGCCCGCGGTGCGGGTGGTGCCGTTCGGGGCGCCGGGGGCGGAACCGCCGGAACCCTCGGCCGATGCAGAGAGCGCGCCGGTCAAGTCCGTTGCCAAGAAGGCAGCGAGGCTCCCGGCGAAGACCGTGGCCAAGGCACCGGCCCGGACCCGCAGAAAGAGCACGGCGCCCCGCCCGGACAAGGGCGAGGGCAGGCAGAACTGA
- a CDS encoding T4 family baseplate hub assembly chaperone, whose product MTSTGAAELLATWEAGLAEAQAGRALLLHRAARPDLDGTAVPVGRREADLFALRRALFGDRMQVRLECAACDADMEFDLDAEEFTAVPGDSVVRVHEGGWEIEFRLPGVADLTAAARAADPRAALLERCLVSAVQDGSAATADALPAPVQRRIAEAVEAADPGADVTLNVACPDCGQATRAELDIASYLWTELDAWARDVLLDVHLLATAYGWSEPQILALSPLRRRYYLELCADV is encoded by the coding sequence ATGACGAGCACGGGGGCGGCCGAACTGCTGGCCACCTGGGAGGCCGGACTCGCCGAGGCACAGGCCGGGCGCGCGCTGCTGCTGCATCGCGCCGCCCGGCCGGACCTCGACGGTACGGCGGTGCCGGTGGGCCGGCGCGAGGCGGACCTGTTCGCGCTGCGCCGGGCCCTGTTCGGGGACCGGATGCAGGTGCGCCTCGAGTGCGCGGCCTGCGACGCGGACATGGAGTTCGACCTGGACGCGGAGGAGTTCACCGCTGTGCCGGGTGACTCCGTCGTACGGGTCCACGAGGGGGGCTGGGAGATCGAGTTCCGGCTGCCCGGCGTCGCCGACCTCACGGCGGCGGCCCGGGCGGCGGACCCGCGCGCGGCTCTGTTGGAGCGGTGCCTGGTCTCCGCGGTGCAGGACGGCTCCGCGGCCACGGCCGACGCCCTGCCCGCCCCCGTCCAGCGGCGGATCGCCGAGGCGGTCGAGGCCGCCGACCCGGGCGCCGATGTGACGCTCAACGTGGCCTGCCCCGACTGCGGGCAGGCCACCCGGGCCGAACTCGACATCGCCTCCTACCTCTGGACCGAACTGGACGCCTGGGCGCGCGACGTCCTGCTCGACGTCCATCTGCTCGCCACCGCCTACGGCTGGAGCGAGCCGCAGATCCTGGCGCTCAGCCCGCTGCGCCGCCGCTACTACCTGGAGCTGTGTGCCGATGTCTGA
- a CDS encoding phage tail protein, producing the protein MAEFTVNAHRFDPYKNFKFLVLWDGRTVAGISKISPLKRTTEVVKHRHGGDPSSPRKSPGRSEFEGITLERGVTHDPEFDRWANKVWQVGAGLGSEVSLADFRKDIVIQVLNEAGQVAVSHKLYRTWPSEYQVLGELDANANAVAIQTLKLECEGWERDYEVPEPEEPSFLNPA; encoded by the coding sequence ATGGCTGAGTTCACGGTCAACGCCCATCGCTTCGACCCCTACAAGAACTTCAAGTTCCTGGTCCTGTGGGACGGTCGGACGGTCGCGGGCATCAGCAAGATATCTCCGCTGAAGCGGACCACGGAGGTCGTCAAGCACCGGCACGGCGGCGACCCCTCCTCGCCCCGCAAGTCCCCGGGCCGCTCGGAGTTCGAGGGCATCACCCTGGAGCGCGGGGTCACCCACGACCCCGAGTTCGACCGCTGGGCCAACAAGGTCTGGCAGGTCGGCGCGGGCCTGGGCTCCGAGGTCTCCCTCGCCGACTTCCGCAAGGACATCGTCATCCAGGTCCTCAACGAGGCCGGCCAGGTCGCCGTCTCGCACAAGCTGTACCGGACCTGGCCGAGCGAGTACCAGGTCCTCGGCGAACTGGACGCCAACGCCAACGCGGTGGCCATCCAGACGCTGAAGCTGGAGTGCGAGGGCTGGGAGCGGGACTACGAGGTGCCCGAGCCCGAGGAGCCCTCCTTCCTCAACCCGGCCTGA